Proteins encoded in a region of the Myxococcus guangdongensis genome:
- a CDS encoding class I SAM-dependent methyltransferase, producing the protein MSTLQERIAAFYDFLWPFLEEEGTRYGYLDASPGGRPMSELLDAIPSRRGVGAGSRVVDVGCGKGRQVVALARRLEGHVVGVDPLDQNLSLAAERARREGVEGRVSFARGGIERLPLESSSVDFVWCLDMLNHAEDLERAMKECARVLRPGGSMMNCSALATELLEPREAERVTWRLGLNPATLSRERMDAACEAAGLRVVEFGTTTDEGSPYLEELDEGMARHALRLAKVRRARKQMESRLGAEALEVLCAYDEWNIFLLLGKVTYGVWVLERG; encoded by the coding sequence ATGTCGACCCTTCAAGAGCGGATCGCCGCGTTCTATGACTTCCTCTGGCCATTCCTGGAGGAGGAGGGGACGCGGTATGGGTATCTGGACGCGTCGCCCGGTGGGCGGCCGATGTCGGAGCTCCTCGATGCGATTCCCTCGCGGCGTGGCGTGGGCGCGGGCTCGCGCGTGGTCGACGTCGGTTGTGGCAAGGGACGTCAGGTGGTGGCGCTGGCGCGGCGGTTGGAGGGGCACGTCGTGGGGGTGGACCCGTTGGACCAGAACCTGTCGCTCGCGGCCGAGCGGGCCCGGCGGGAAGGGGTGGAGGGGCGGGTGAGCTTCGCGCGAGGTGGAATCGAGCGGCTTCCGCTGGAGTCGTCCTCGGTCGACTTCGTCTGGTGCCTGGACATGCTCAACCACGCAGAGGACCTCGAGCGCGCGATGAAGGAGTGCGCGCGGGTCCTGCGACCGGGTGGCTCGATGATGAATTGCAGCGCGCTGGCCACGGAGCTGTTGGAGCCGCGCGAGGCGGAGCGCGTCACCTGGCGGTTGGGCCTCAATCCCGCGACGCTGTCACGGGAGCGGATGGACGCGGCCTGCGAGGCCGCCGGGCTGCGTGTCGTGGAGTTCGGCACGACGACGGACGAGGGCTCGCCGTACCTGGAGGAGCTCGACGAGGGGATGGCTCGCCACGCGCTCCGGTTGGCGAAGGTGAGGCGGGCCCGCAAGCAGATGGAGTCCCGGTTGGGGGCCGAGGCGCTCGAGGTGCTGTGTGCCTATGACGAGTGGAACATCTTCCTGCTGCTGGGGAAGGTGACCTATGGCGTGTGGGTGCTCGAACGCGGATGA
- a CDS encoding dihydrofolate reductase family protein, which produces MSRLRVNAFSISIDGYGAGPHQDLANPLGVGGPALHTWIFGTKTFQKLHGDFAGDLIGDAAGRGGPDDDFAARGFENIGAWILGRNMFAPSRGPWTDDGWKGWWGETPPYHVPVFVLTHHARPPLEMKGGTTFHFVTEGIHAALERAKEAAQGKDVRLGGGAATIREYLSAGLVDELHLAISPVLLGQGEHLLGGIDMVGLGYTCTEHVATAQATHVVLTKSKVR; this is translated from the coding sequence ATGTCGCGACTGCGGGTCAACGCGTTCTCGATTTCAATCGACGGTTACGGCGCCGGTCCCCACCAGGACCTGGCCAATCCGCTGGGCGTGGGAGGTCCCGCGCTGCACACCTGGATTTTCGGCACGAAGACGTTCCAGAAGCTCCATGGCGACTTCGCTGGCGACCTGATTGGAGATGCCGCGGGCCGAGGTGGCCCCGATGACGACTTCGCCGCGCGCGGCTTCGAGAACATCGGCGCGTGGATCCTCGGCCGCAACATGTTCGCCCCCAGCCGGGGCCCGTGGACGGATGACGGTTGGAAGGGCTGGTGGGGTGAGACGCCGCCGTACCATGTGCCTGTCTTCGTGCTCACCCACCACGCGCGCCCGCCCCTGGAGATGAAGGGCGGAACCACGTTCCACTTCGTGACGGAGGGCATCCACGCCGCCCTGGAGCGCGCGAAGGAGGCCGCCCAGGGCAAGGACGTGCGGCTGGGTGGCGGCGCCGCCACCATTCGCGAGTACCTCTCCGCGGGGCTCGTCGACGAGCTCCACCTGGCCATCTCGCCCGTGCTCCTTGGCCAGGGCGAGCACCTGCTCGGCGGCATCGACATGGTGGGCCTCGGCTACACGTGCACCGAGCACGTCGCCACCGCCCAGGCCACGCACGTGGTCCTGACGAAGTCGAAGGTCAGGTGA
- a CDS encoding glycosyltransferase family 32 protein, whose protein sequence is MPVAEPFPGAIPKKLHFIWMGRPVPEKYLANITSFAFRNPNYEINLWSTSADRFRTSMAGLRMQGSNWRFRTLAELNLHPRYRHWIDFETRGYLVNFAAASDLLRLAILHQEGGVYTDTDNLALAAFGELWAEYGFLLAKAGLDNNTLTNALMASVPGNPYVNVMGLHILDKYDTTDPDLLERKRVPGTLARRSMTIEMSGPGALSLALDGYGHHEQRTLTKVRHVRDASGARRSVKTEQVVTTFVQDLLHGGFAPHPKVCFPQGLVRVASDKTWLGTRPPSAESPL, encoded by the coding sequence ATGCCCGTGGCGGAGCCGTTTCCCGGCGCAATCCCCAAGAAGCTCCACTTCATCTGGATGGGAAGGCCCGTTCCGGAGAAGTACCTGGCCAACATCACCTCCTTCGCCTTCCGCAACCCGAACTACGAAATCAACCTCTGGTCTACCAGCGCCGACCGCTTCAGGACCTCGATGGCGGGCCTGCGGATGCAAGGCTCCAACTGGAGGTTCCGCACGCTCGCCGAGCTGAACCTCCACCCGCGCTACCGCCATTGGATCGACTTCGAGACGCGCGGCTATCTGGTCAACTTCGCCGCCGCCAGTGACTTGCTCCGGCTGGCCATCCTTCATCAGGAGGGCGGCGTCTACACAGACACGGACAACCTCGCGTTGGCGGCCTTCGGAGAGCTCTGGGCCGAGTATGGCTTCCTGCTGGCCAAGGCCGGACTGGACAACAACACCCTCACGAACGCGCTGATGGCGTCGGTGCCCGGCAATCCCTATGTCAATGTGATGGGATTGCACATCCTCGACAAGTACGACACCACGGACCCTGACTTGTTGGAGCGCAAACGCGTGCCGGGGACGCTCGCGCGCCGCTCGATGACCATCGAGATGAGCGGACCTGGGGCGCTGTCGCTCGCGTTGGATGGCTATGGACACCACGAGCAGCGGACGCTGACCAAGGTCCGTCACGTCCGGGACGCCTCCGGCGCGCGGAGGTCCGTGAAGACGGAGCAGGTCGTGACGACCTTCGTGCAGGACCTGCTGCACGGCGGCTTCGCCCCCCACCCGAAGGTCTGCTTCCCGCAGGGGCTGGTGCGGGTGGCCTCGGACAAGACGTGGCTGGGGACGCGGCCTCCCTCCGCCGAGAGCCCGCTCTGA
- a CDS encoding mannosyltransferase family protein: protein MSTDVPVTEEAVRPTPWRARLRALGSELAFPVSLFFFSRLALLLLARVSLVFDNRLHRPPFQQTGLAGLDAFCRWDCGWYTEIARQGYVRPQATNFFPLLPMLGRLVRETTGLSIQVSLVLVANVAGLLGLIVLYRLFRTLEDEDTARAGLLLFTAYPFAFFQSAGYPESWMVFLTALAVLFSQRGRHWWAALALGFGGLSRHLSLVAGLSLLYQQLRSRGGGLKAWFHRDILALAVPLVVTSLYFVFLAWKFGDPQLWWKVRAGEWSGAWAGLGTWWLRDDWAPEVTLYVAVSFIPGVGALLLARRRQWWPLAAFGIPLMLVLWTVGLVGLGRYSAAVWPAFLPLGAWLARRPALRGPLVLGMALFQGMLVFLFVHSYPIN from the coding sequence ATGTCCACGGACGTTCCTGTCACCGAAGAGGCCGTGCGCCCCACGCCCTGGCGGGCGAGGCTTCGGGCCCTGGGCTCGGAGCTCGCGTTCCCCGTCAGCCTCTTCTTCTTCAGCCGACTGGCGCTGCTGCTGCTCGCGCGGGTGTCGCTGGTGTTCGACAACCGGCTGCATCGCCCTCCGTTCCAGCAGACGGGCCTGGCGGGACTGGATGCGTTCTGCCGGTGGGACTGCGGTTGGTACACGGAGATCGCCCGTCAGGGCTATGTGCGCCCACAGGCCACCAACTTCTTCCCGTTGCTGCCCATGCTGGGGCGGTTGGTCCGTGAGACGACGGGCCTGAGCATCCAGGTGTCGCTGGTGCTGGTGGCCAACGTGGCCGGGTTGCTCGGGCTCATCGTCCTGTACCGGCTCTTCCGCACGCTCGAGGACGAGGACACGGCCCGCGCGGGCCTGCTGCTCTTCACCGCCTATCCGTTCGCCTTCTTCCAGTCCGCGGGCTACCCGGAGTCGTGGATGGTGTTCCTCACCGCGCTCGCGGTGCTCTTCAGCCAGCGAGGGCGCCACTGGTGGGCGGCGCTGGCGCTGGGCTTCGGTGGGCTGTCACGTCACCTGTCACTCGTGGCGGGGCTGTCGCTGCTCTACCAGCAGCTGCGCTCCCGGGGCGGTGGGCTCAAGGCGTGGTTCCACCGCGACATCCTGGCGCTCGCCGTGCCGCTGGTCGTGACGTCGCTCTACTTCGTCTTCCTCGCATGGAAGTTCGGCGACCCGCAGCTCTGGTGGAAGGTCCGCGCCGGTGAGTGGTCGGGCGCGTGGGCGGGGCTCGGGACCTGGTGGCTCCGCGATGACTGGGCGCCCGAGGTCACCCTCTACGTGGCGGTGTCCTTCATCCCCGGCGTGGGGGCGCTCCTGCTCGCGCGTCGGCGCCAGTGGTGGCCGCTGGCCGCGTTCGGGATTCCGTTGATGCTGGTGCTGTGGACGGTGGGCCTGGTGGGCCTGGGCCGCTACAGCGCGGCGGTGTGGCCCGCGTTCCTGCCGTTGGGCGCGTGGCTCGCGCGCCGTCCCGCGCTGCGCGGGCCCTTGGTGCTGGGCATGGCCCTGTTCCAGGGCATGCTCGTGTTCCTCTTCGTGCACTCCTATCCCATCAACTGA